Proteins from a genomic interval of Hemicordylus capensis ecotype Gifberg chromosome 14, rHemCap1.1.pri, whole genome shotgun sequence:
- the SLC3A2 gene encoding 4F2 cell-surface antigen heavy chain isoform X2, whose amino-acid sequence MSSPGVTPEVDMKDVELNEVETEKQPMNASPSPPLAGSPASLGEKNGVVKVKVTEDEEEEQQQQRGGELGAKFTGLSKEELLQVAGTPAWVRTRWALLILFWLGWLGMLAGAIAIIVQAPRCKDLPKQDWWQKGGIYRIEALEKFQDSDGDGRGDLAGLKQRMDYLSSLKVKGVVIGPIHVNSKDNLNLTNLKEIDSTFGTLDQFREVLQAAKKKSLKVVLDLTPNYQSESPWFQPGSPSREDLPIKMKEAIEFWLKEGVSGIQIRSVEDIVNQTQLLDEWKNLTSDYSSDDHARVLITATGRRDVHNIISLLDKSSADLLTSPYLELAQGDGGNASARTVRDMIHRYIQAFGDKWPSWSVGRPGAGQTAAVGEHLLRLYHMLIYTLLGTPFTDYGDEIGLWDLPAKPADSTVIRMRWDDTANFGFSKEAQDLGEKTDSNVTVKSQTDDNASVLRLFQQLSELRGKERALLHGEFLDANATSAHAVAYLRVWDQNKRFLVVLNFAPMDSPVSFAPSPHLPPEAMLELSTDPQREKQQQPLSLQGLQLRPWEGLLLSFPYVA is encoded by the exons ATGAGCTCCCCTGGCGTGACTCCCGAGGTGGACATGAAGGACGTGGAGCTGAACGAGGTGGAGACCGAGAAGCAGCCCATGAACGCCTCCCCTTCCCCGCCGCTggctggctccccggccagcctgGGCGAGAAGAACGGGGTGGTGAAGGTGAAGGTGacggaggacgaggaggaggagcagcagcagcagcgggggggcGAGCTGGGGGCCAAGTTCACGGGCCTCTCCaaggaggagctgctgcaggTGGCCGGCACCCCCGCCTGGGTGCGCACCCGCTGGGCCCTCCTCATCCTCTtctggctgggctggctgggcatGCTGGCCGGGGCCATCGCCATCATCGTCCAGGCGCCCCGCTGCAAGGACCTCCCCAAGCAGGACTGGTGGCAGAAGGGGGGCATCTACCGCATCGAGGCCCTGGAGAAGTTCCAGGACTCCGACGGCGACGGCAGGGGCGACCTGGCAG gtttgaAGCAGCGGATGGATTACCTGAGCTCTCTCAAGGTGAAAGGGGTGGTGATCGGGCCCATCCATGTCAACAGCAAGGACAACCTGAACCTCACCAACCTCAAAGAGATCGACTCCACGTTCGGCACGTTGGACCAGTTCCGGGAAGTCCTGCAGGCCGCGAAGAAAAAGA GCCTGAAAGTTGTCCTAGACCTGACCCCCAACTACCAGAGCGAATCCCCCTGGTTCCAACCAGGCAGCCCCTCCCGGGAAGATTTGCCGATCAAAATGAAG GAGGCGATCGAGTTCTGGCTGAAGGAAGGCGTGTCCGGGATCCAGATCAGAAGTGTGGAGGACATTGTCAAT CAAACCCAGCTCCTGGATGAGTGGAAGAACCTGACCAGCGACTACAGCAGCGACGACCATGCCAG GGTGCTGATCACGGCCACGGGCCGACGGGACGTCCACAACATCATCTCCCTCCTCGACAAGTCCAGCGCTGACCTGCTGACCAGCCCGTATCTGGAGCTGGCGCAAGGCGACGGAGGGAACGCCAGCGCCCGCACGGTCCGCGACATGATCCACCGCTACATCCAAGCCTTTGGGGACAAGTGGCCCAGCTGGAgc GTGGGGAGGCCCGGGGCGGGGCAGACGGCCGCGGTGGGTGAGCACCTTCTCCGCCTGTACCACATGCTGATCTACACGCTGCTGGGGACCCCCTTCACCGACTACGGCGACGAGATCGGGCTGTGGGACCTGCCAGCAAAG CCTGCAGACTCAACAGTCATCCGCATGCGTTGGGACGACACGGCGAACTTTGGGTTCTCGAAGGAAGCGCAGGACCTGGGCGAGAAGACGGACAGCAATGTCACAGTCAAG TCGCAGACCGACGACAACGCTTCGGTGCTGAGGCTGTTTCAGCAGCTGAGCGAGCTCCGGGGGAAGGAGCGGGCCCTCCTGCACGGCGAGTTCCTGGATGCCAACGCCACCTCGGCCCACGCCGTGGCCTACCTGCGGGTCTGGGACCAGAACAAGCGCTTCCTGGTGGTGCTCAACTTCGCCCCCATGGACAGCCCCGTCTCCTTCGCGCCCTCCCCTCACCTGCCCCCTGAAGCCATGCTGGAGCTCAGCACGGACCCCCAgcgggagaagcagcagcagccgctgaGCCTCCAAGGGCTGCAGCTGCGGCCCTGGGAAGGCTTGCTCCTCAGTTTCCCTTACGTGGCTTAG
- the SLC3A2 gene encoding 4F2 cell-surface antigen heavy chain isoform X1, translating to MATPRRGEGGAGETPNMGLGRRGVEREPEREGSQGDNMSSPGVTPEVDMKDVELNEVETEKQPMNASPSPPLAGSPASLGEKNGVVKVKVTEDEEEEQQQQRGGELGAKFTGLSKEELLQVAGTPAWVRTRWALLILFWLGWLGMLAGAIAIIVQAPRCKDLPKQDWWQKGGIYRIEALEKFQDSDGDGRGDLAGLKQRMDYLSSLKVKGVVIGPIHVNSKDNLNLTNLKEIDSTFGTLDQFREVLQAAKKKSLKVVLDLTPNYQSESPWFQPGSPSREDLPIKMKEAIEFWLKEGVSGIQIRSVEDIVNQTQLLDEWKNLTSDYSSDDHARVLITATGRRDVHNIISLLDKSSADLLTSPYLELAQGDGGNASARTVRDMIHRYIQAFGDKWPSWSVGRPGAGQTAAVGEHLLRLYHMLIYTLLGTPFTDYGDEIGLWDLPAKPADSTVIRMRWDDTANFGFSKEAQDLGEKTDSNVTVKSQTDDNASVLRLFQQLSELRGKERALLHGEFLDANATSAHAVAYLRVWDQNKRFLVVLNFAPMDSPVSFAPSPHLPPEAMLELSTDPQREKQQQPLSLQGLQLRPWEGLLLSFPYVA from the exons ATGGCCACAccgaggaggggggagggaggcgccGGGGAGACCCCAAACATGGGGCTTGGGAGGAGGGGCGTCGAAAGAGAACCGGAGAGGGAGGGGAGCCAAG gcGACAACATGAGCTCCCCTGGCGTGACTCCCGAGGTGGACATGAAGGACGTGGAGCTGAACGAGGTGGAGACCGAGAAGCAGCCCATGAACGCCTCCCCTTCCCCGCCGCTggctggctccccggccagcctgGGCGAGAAGAACGGGGTGGTGAAGGTGAAGGTGacggaggacgaggaggaggagcagcagcagcagcgggggggcGAGCTGGGGGCCAAGTTCACGGGCCTCTCCaaggaggagctgctgcaggTGGCCGGCACCCCCGCCTGGGTGCGCACCCGCTGGGCCCTCCTCATCCTCTtctggctgggctggctgggcatGCTGGCCGGGGCCATCGCCATCATCGTCCAGGCGCCCCGCTGCAAGGACCTCCCCAAGCAGGACTGGTGGCAGAAGGGGGGCATCTACCGCATCGAGGCCCTGGAGAAGTTCCAGGACTCCGACGGCGACGGCAGGGGCGACCTGGCAG gtttgaAGCAGCGGATGGATTACCTGAGCTCTCTCAAGGTGAAAGGGGTGGTGATCGGGCCCATCCATGTCAACAGCAAGGACAACCTGAACCTCACCAACCTCAAAGAGATCGACTCCACGTTCGGCACGTTGGACCAGTTCCGGGAAGTCCTGCAGGCCGCGAAGAAAAAGA GCCTGAAAGTTGTCCTAGACCTGACCCCCAACTACCAGAGCGAATCCCCCTGGTTCCAACCAGGCAGCCCCTCCCGGGAAGATTTGCCGATCAAAATGAAG GAGGCGATCGAGTTCTGGCTGAAGGAAGGCGTGTCCGGGATCCAGATCAGAAGTGTGGAGGACATTGTCAAT CAAACCCAGCTCCTGGATGAGTGGAAGAACCTGACCAGCGACTACAGCAGCGACGACCATGCCAG GGTGCTGATCACGGCCACGGGCCGACGGGACGTCCACAACATCATCTCCCTCCTCGACAAGTCCAGCGCTGACCTGCTGACCAGCCCGTATCTGGAGCTGGCGCAAGGCGACGGAGGGAACGCCAGCGCCCGCACGGTCCGCGACATGATCCACCGCTACATCCAAGCCTTTGGGGACAAGTGGCCCAGCTGGAgc GTGGGGAGGCCCGGGGCGGGGCAGACGGCCGCGGTGGGTGAGCACCTTCTCCGCCTGTACCACATGCTGATCTACACGCTGCTGGGGACCCCCTTCACCGACTACGGCGACGAGATCGGGCTGTGGGACCTGCCAGCAAAG CCTGCAGACTCAACAGTCATCCGCATGCGTTGGGACGACACGGCGAACTTTGGGTTCTCGAAGGAAGCGCAGGACCTGGGCGAGAAGACGGACAGCAATGTCACAGTCAAG TCGCAGACCGACGACAACGCTTCGGTGCTGAGGCTGTTTCAGCAGCTGAGCGAGCTCCGGGGGAAGGAGCGGGCCCTCCTGCACGGCGAGTTCCTGGATGCCAACGCCACCTCGGCCCACGCCGTGGCCTACCTGCGGGTCTGGGACCAGAACAAGCGCTTCCTGGTGGTGCTCAACTTCGCCCCCATGGACAGCCCCGTCTCCTTCGCGCCCTCCCCTCACCTGCCCCCTGAAGCCATGCTGGAGCTCAGCACGGACCCCCAgcgggagaagcagcagcagccgctgaGCCTCCAAGGGCTGCAGCTGCGGCCCTGGGAAGGCTTGCTCCTCAGTTTCCCTTACGTGGCTTAG
- the TMEM223 gene encoding transmembrane protein 223 has protein sequence MLRRCCGAQCRAAWRRWVCLAAGVQGAVRPWSCWGAPRSAAGPGLRRGTGSSSFPLDACVPRDVLLFQHERARFFRLLGLFCAGQLLFWTYLAHFAFHTLRGQPRPSPGPGEQRPPSPPLPTLPGGASLNLGSNKWRFGFTASCLTVGSLIVVAGFVFSRRSVSRVLLHRGGQDVTLTTYYPFGLTSSFTVPLRHVACMSHRSEVPAMIPLKVKGRPFYFLLDKQGHITNAKLFDITVGAYRRF, from the exons ATGCTGCGGCGTTGCTGCGGGGCCCAGTGCCGGGCTGCCTGGCGGCGCTGGGTCTGCCTGGCGGCGGGCGTGCAGGGCGCCGTGCGCCCTTGGAGCTGCTGGGGCGCACCCCGGAGCGCGGCCGGGCCGGGGCTGCGGCGGGGcacgggctcctcctccttcccgctGGACGCCTGCGTGCCCCGGGACGTGCTGCTCTTCCAGCACGAGCGGGCCCGCTTCTTCCGCCTGCTGGGGCTCTTCTGCGCCGGGCAGCTGCTCTTCTGGACGTACCTGGCCCACTTCGCCTTCCACACCTTGCGCGGCCAGCCGCGGCCGAGCCCGGGCCCGGGCGAGCAGCGGCCCCCTTCTCCTCCGCTGCCGACCCTGCCGGGCGGCGCCTCCCTCAACTTGGGCTCCAACAAGTGGCGCTTCGGCTTCACCGCCTCCTGCCTGACCGTGG GTTCTCTGATCGTGGTGGCTGGCTTTGTCTTCTCGCGCCGCTCTGTCAGCCGGGTCCTGCTCCACCGTGGCGGCCAGGACGTGACACTGACCACATACTACCCCTTCGGGCTGACCTCCTCCTTCACGGTGCCCTTGCGCCACGTGGCCTGCATGTCCCACCGCTCGGAGGTGCCGGCCATGATCCCCCTCAAGGTCAAGGGACGGCCCTTCTACTTCCTGCTGGACAAACAGGGGCACATCACCAACGCCAAGCTCTTTGACATCACGGTGGGCGCCTACCGCAGATTCTAA
- the LOC128337100 gene encoding calmodulin-1 translates to MADQLTEEQIAEFKEAFSLFDKDGDGTITTKELGTVMRSLGQNPTEAELQDMINEVDADGNGTIDFPEFLTMMARKMKDTDSEEEIREAFRVFDKDGNGYISAAELRHVMTNLGEKLTDEEVDEMIREADIDGDGQVNYEEFVQMMTAK, encoded by the exons ATG GCTGACCAGCTGACTGAAGAGCAGATTGCTG aaTTCAAGGAGGCCTTCTCCCTCTTCGACAAGGACGGCGACGGCACCATCACCACGAAGGAGTTGGGCACCGTCATGCGCTCCCTGGGGCAGAACCCCACCGAGGCCGAGCTGCAAGACATGATCAACGAGGTGGACGCGGATG GGAACGGCACCATCGatttcccagaattcctcacCATGATGGCCCGGAAGATGAAGGACACGGACAGCGAGGAGGAGATCCGGGAGGCCTTCCGCGTCTTTGACAAG GATGGCAATGGCTACATCAGTGCTGCTGAGCTGCGCCACGTCATGACCAACCTGGGGGAGAAGCTGACCGACGAGGAGGTGGATGAGATGATCCGAGAAGCCGACATCGACGGGGACGGCCAGGTCAATTACGAAG AGTTCGTACAGATGATGACTGCCAAGTAG